The sequence AATGGCGCGGCGTGTAGCAAAGGTTTTATTCAGGTTTATACCAGAAGCATATTCAAACCACTTTGGCTGCCGCAGTGTGAGCTTTGTATCATAATACACCGGAAATAACGGCAACTTCCCGACATACAGTTTTTGCAGCGTTATGGCAGAGTCGGCTTTGTGCATATTGGCAAGCGCAAGGTCGTCGAACGACTGTACGGTGACCCAGCTGTATGCGTTGTATTTTTTTATCAGAGCCGCGACATTTTTCTCAATTCCGGGCGAAGTATGATTATTTTCTTTGAGTTCAACCAACAGCTTTGTCTTTGCATTGACGGTTTTCAGGACATCTTCAAGGGATGGTACTTTTTCGCCTTTAAAAAAAATATTGAACCAGGAGCCTGCATCAGCCTGCTGTATTGCCTGATATGTAAGGTTAATAACGCTGCCATTCATAGATGTAGTGCGATCGAGCAGGGCATCATGAATAACAACCGGAATACGGTCCTTTGTCTGACGCACATCAATCTCAATCCAGTCAACCTTCATATCCACCGCTTTTTTAAATGCGCCTAATGTATTTTCAGCAGAGATGCCCGCACCGCCACGATGAGCAATATTCACCGTTTGCTGAATTTTTTTGCCGCTGTCGGCAGGTTGTGTTTTTTGGATATCATTCATCTGTACTGAAGAAAAGATGAGCGTTGATAAAACTAAGGTGATTGCTGACATTGTTAAAATTTTTCGGTTTTAAAATTTTCCAGCCACTTCGCTGTTTCAACCAAATCGGAAGTGCGCAGTTTGTGCAGCAGATTAGTTTCATTTTCGTCAATAACAAAAATATTCTTGTGCTCGGGTCGCACAAAGCCTTCATTCACGTAGTGTTCCGACATTGCAATCAACGGATTGAAGAAGCCAAGCGTATTCAGCAGCCCGATTGGCTTTTTAATAATGCTAAGCTGATTCAGCGTGAGCATTTCAAAAAATTCGTCCATGGTGCCATAGCCGCCGGGAAGTGCAATAAAGGCATCTGAAATTCCTTCAATAATGGATTTGCGTTCGCTGAGTGTATCGGTGATAATCGTTTCGGTAATGCGGTCGTGAGCAAGTTCAACATCCACCAGATTTTTTGTGATGACGCCGGTAACGGTTCCTCCGTTATCAAGC comes from Bacteroidota bacterium and encodes:
- a CDS encoding glycerophosphodiester phosphodiesterase family protein encodes the protein MSAITLVLSTLIFSSVQMNDIQKTQPADSGKKIQQTVNIAHRGGAGISAENTLGAFKKAVDMKVDWIEIDVRQTKDRIPVVIHDALLDRTTSMNGSVINLTYQAIQQADAGSWFNIFFKGEKVPSLEDVLKTVNAKTKLLVELKENNHTSPGIEKNVAALIKKYNAYSWVTVQSFDDLALANMHKADSAITLQKLYVGKLPLFPVYYDTKLTLRQPKWFEYASGINLNKTFATRRAIRRIHKLNKTVFVWTVDNPAEMKKMIRRGADGIITNRPDILKRYIVR
- a CDS encoding TIGR00730 family Rossman fold protein — translated: MITKEIKSIGIFCGSALGKNPAYAERAKLLGKLLADEKIHLVYGAGNVGIMGVLADAVLDNGGTVTGVITKNLVDVELAHDRITETIITDTLSERKSIIEGISDAFIALPGGYGTMDEFFEMLTLNQLSIIKKPIGLLNTLGFFNPLIAMSEHYVNEGFVRPEHKNIFVIDENETNLLHKLRTSDLVETAKWLENFKTEKF